Proteins co-encoded in one Papaver somniferum cultivar HN1 chromosome 5, ASM357369v1, whole genome shotgun sequence genomic window:
- the LOC113277231 gene encoding zinc finger MYM-type protein 1-like gives MGRIRIKLAKYPGTPMGIQDRRFSAKWFDEFHWLEYSKAKDVVFCFYCYLFEKNPPRRPEYTFEGFRNWHNVKNGSKCAFLAHMGSSNSVHFTSVEAGENLKNPRQHISTIIRTQSIEIIRRNRLRFTISVQCAMWLAFQQCPFRGHDESKNSKNRGNFLEMVRFSATLNDKVKEVVLENAPKNSTYTSPAIQKEILNIVSNEIRDKIREEIGDRKYCILVDESKDASDKEQMVLVLRIFPRCSRR, from the exons ATGGGGCGTATTAGAATAAAACTTGCTAAGTATCCAGGTACTCCAATGGGAATCCAAGACCGTCGATTTTCTGCGAAgtggtttgatgaatttcattggTTAGAATATTCTAAAGCTAAAGATGTTGTGTTCTGTTTCTATTGCTATTTATTTGAGAAAAATCCACCAAGAAGACCAGAGTACACTTTTGAAGGATTTAGAAATTGGCATAACGTTAAAAATGGATCTAAATGTGCATTTTTGGCACACATGGGAAGTAGCAATTCTGTACACTTCACATCTGTAGAAGCAGGTGAGAATTTAAAGAATCCACGGCAACATATTTCCACTATTATACGTACGCAGTCGATAGAGATTATACGGAGAAACAGGTTAAGATTCACAATATCGGTTCAATGTGCCATGTGGTTAGCTTTTCAGCAATGTCCTTTTAGAGGACACGATGAGTCGAAAAATTCAAAGAACCGTGGTAATTTTCTTGAGATGGTTAGATTTTCCGCCACACTCAATGACAAGGTGAAAGAGGTTGTCCTAGAAAATGCTCCCAAAAATTCTACTTATACGTCGCCTGCTATTCAAAAAGAGATTTTGAATATTGTTTCTAACGAAATCAGAGACAAGATTCGTGAAGAAATTGGAGATAGGAAATATTGCATACTTGTGGATGAATCTAAAGATGCTTCAGATAAAGAGCAGATGGTGCTAGTTTTGAG GATCTTTCCAAGATGCTCAAGAAGATGA